The following proteins are encoded in a genomic region of Herminiimonas arsenicoxydans:
- the nrtB gene encoding Nitrate transport permease protein nrtB (Evidence 2a : Function of homologous gene experimentally demonstrated in an other organism; PubMedId : 7647306, 8437564; Product type t : transporter), translated as MSAIMHVVENAPVSTTTDAKVSDSVAKSIGATPVADKPATRAGMFSLRPFFMSVVPPIFGVLFLVLVWEIISAKNSGIPSPAVTLKSAIDLFADPFYSNGPNDQGIGWNILASLKRVAVGFGLAALVGIPLGFMIGRFKFLSGMFNPIISLLKPVSPLAWLPIGLLVFKAADPAAIWSIFICSIWPMIINTAVGVQRVPQDYMNVARVLNLSEWKIVTKILFPSVLPYMLTGVRLAIGTAWLVIVAAEMLTGGVGIGFWVWDEWNNLNVAHIIIAIVVIGIVGLVLEQILVGIARVFTYEDVKN; from the coding sequence ATGAGCGCAATCATGCACGTTGTAGAAAACGCGCCTGTCAGCACGACGACAGATGCCAAAGTATCGGACAGTGTCGCGAAAAGTATCGGCGCGACACCAGTCGCCGACAAGCCGGCGACAAGAGCCGGCATGTTTTCACTGCGGCCGTTTTTCATGAGCGTCGTGCCGCCAATTTTTGGTGTGCTGTTTCTCGTACTGGTATGGGAAATCATCTCCGCCAAAAACAGCGGTATTCCATCGCCGGCGGTGACCCTGAAATCGGCCATCGATTTGTTTGCCGATCCGTTCTACAGCAATGGTCCGAATGACCAGGGTATAGGCTGGAACATTCTGGCATCGCTGAAGCGCGTTGCTGTCGGCTTCGGTCTGGCCGCACTGGTCGGCATTCCATTGGGCTTCATGATCGGGCGCTTCAAGTTCCTGTCAGGCATGTTCAATCCGATTATCAGTTTGCTCAAGCCGGTATCGCCGCTGGCTTGGTTGCCGATAGGCTTGCTGGTATTCAAGGCTGCTGATCCGGCCGCGATCTGGTCGATTTTTATCTGCTCCATCTGGCCGATGATCATCAATACCGCGGTCGGCGTACAGCGTGTGCCGCAGGATTACATGAACGTCGCCAGGGTCTTGAATCTGTCCGAATGGAAAATCGTGACCAAGATTCTATTCCCATCGGTATTGCCATACATGTTGACCGGTGTACGTCTGGCGATCGGTACAGCATGGCTGGTGATCGTCGCGGCAGAGATGCTGACCGGTGGTGTCGGGATCGGCTTCTGGGTCTGGGATGAATGGAATAACCTGAACGTGGCGCACATCATCATTGCCATCGTGGTCATCGGCATCGTCGGTTTGGTACTGGAACAGATACTGGTCGGCATAGCCAGAGTCTTTACCTATGAAGATGTAAAAAATTGA
- the nrtD gene encoding Nitrate transport ATP-binding protein nrtD (Evidence 2a : Function of homologous gene experimentally demonstrated in an other organism; PubMedId : 8437564; Product type t : transporter), producing MDNINGKFIDIQHAEMSFHTKKGVFNALTDINLTVAKGEFITLIGHSGCGKSTLLNLIAGLTQSTGGMLLCGNREIAGPSPERAVVFQNHSLLPWLTCYENVYLAVERVFGKVEGKAKLRARTRAALSLVGLTHAEQKRPNEISGGMKQRVGIARALSMEPKVLLMDEPFGALDALTRAHLQDELLKIVAATGSTVVMVTHDVDEAVLLSDKIVMLTNGPSATIGEILEVKLAHPRERVALAKDAQYSEYRTAVLEFLYHRQSHPAAKEAA from the coding sequence ATGGATAACATCAACGGCAAGTTCATCGATATTCAACATGCGGAAATGTCCTTTCACACAAAAAAGGGTGTTTTCAATGCGCTGACCGACATCAACCTGACGGTTGCAAAAGGCGAGTTCATCACGCTGATCGGGCATTCAGGTTGCGGCAAATCGACGTTGCTCAATTTGATAGCGGGTTTGACGCAGTCGACTGGGGGCATGCTCTTGTGCGGAAATCGGGAAATTGCCGGTCCGTCGCCGGAGCGCGCAGTCGTGTTTCAGAACCATTCGCTGTTGCCATGGCTGACCTGCTATGAAAATGTATATCTCGCAGTGGAGCGCGTATTCGGCAAGGTGGAAGGAAAAGCCAAGCTGCGTGCACGTACCAGGGCAGCGTTGTCACTGGTGGGCTTGACACATGCTGAACAGAAACGTCCGAATGAAATTTCAGGTGGCATGAAGCAACGGGTCGGTATCGCGCGCGCCTTGTCGATGGAGCCGAAAGTATTGCTGATGGATGAGCCGTTTGGTGCACTGGATGCATTGACGCGCGCGCACCTGCAGGATGAATTGCTGAAGATTGTTGCCGCGACCGGTTCTACTGTCGTGATGGTGACGCATGACGTGGATGAAGCGGTGCTGTTGTCGGACAAGATCGTGATGCTGACAAATGGCCCGTCTGCCACCATCGGCGAAATCCTGGAGGTGAAACTGGCGCATCCACGCGAGCGTGTTGCGCTGGCCAAGGATGCGCAGTATTCGGAATATCGGACTGCAGTATTGGAGTTTTTGTACCATCGTCAATCGCATCCGGCGGCGAAGGAAGCTGCATGA
- the nasD gene encoding nitrite reductase [NAD(P)H], large subunit (Evidence 2a : Function of homologous gene experimentally demonstrated in an other organism; PubMedId : 7868621; Product type e : enzyme) has protein sequence MKLVMVGNGMAGVRTLEELRKIAPDLYDITVFGAEPYANYNRILLSPVLAGEQTIQDIMLNDVDWYVENDIKLHLGKKIVKIDRVKRLVIADDGTTAEYDRLLLATGSNPFMLPIPGKNLEGVISYRDIYDTNAMIEAAKVHADAVVIGGGLLGLEAANGLKLRGMDVTVVHLPDTLMERQLDNVAGKMLQKSLEDRGLKFLLGKNSQEVIGDENGRVQALRFTDGTEIPAQLVVMAVGIRPNTQLAEEAGIYCNRGIVVSDTMQTYDPRIYSVGECVNHRGTAYGLVAPLFEMAKVCANHLANYGIGRYQGSVTSTKLKVTGIDLFSAGEFMGGEGTEEIMLSDPIGGVYKKLVLKEDKLVGACLYGDTVDGSWYFNLLREGKDISEIRDSLMFGEANTTRPGDTGHEGFSKAAAMPDSAEVCGCNGVCKGTIVKAIKEKGLFTIEDVRKHTKASASCGSCTGLVEQIIMATAGGDYSASSKAKSMCGCTDHTHQEVRDAIRAEKLLTVATTMERMNWRTPNGCTTCRPAINYYLISTWPHEARDDPQSRYINERAHANIQKDGTFSVIPRMWGGETSSSELRRIADVVDKFKIPTVKVTGGQRIDLLGVKKEDLRAVWHDLGMPSGLAYAKGLRTVKTCVGSEWCRFGTQDSTRMGQQLEHQLARMYAPHKVKLAVSGCPRNCAESGIKDVGIIGVDSGWEIYVGGNGGIKTEVAEFFVKLKTHEEVLEYAGAFLQLYREEGWYLERTVHYLARVGLEHAKQKVIEDAENRKALYERLLFSLEGEADPWHEPEKAMVDTRQFESLSV, from the coding sequence ATGAAACTGGTCATGGTCGGTAACGGTATGGCAGGCGTGCGTACTCTGGAAGAATTACGCAAGATTGCTCCCGACTTATATGACATCACGGTATTCGGCGCCGAGCCCTATGCAAATTACAACCGCATCTTGCTGTCCCCGGTGTTGGCCGGTGAGCAAACGATCCAGGACATCATGTTGAATGATGTGGACTGGTATGTGGAAAACGACATCAAGCTGCATCTGGGTAAAAAGATCGTCAAGATCGACCGCGTCAAGCGCCTGGTGATCGCAGATGACGGTACTACCGCCGAATATGATCGATTGTTGCTGGCAACCGGTTCCAATCCATTCATGTTGCCGATTCCGGGCAAGAATCTGGAAGGGGTGATCTCCTATCGCGATATCTACGATACCAACGCGATGATAGAAGCGGCCAAAGTGCATGCCGATGCAGTTGTCATTGGCGGCGGTCTGCTCGGCCTGGAAGCAGCGAACGGTTTAAAGCTGCGCGGTATGGATGTCACCGTCGTGCATCTGCCGGACACACTGATGGAGCGTCAGCTCGACAATGTTGCCGGCAAGATGCTGCAAAAATCGCTGGAAGATCGCGGCCTGAAGTTTCTGCTGGGTAAAAATTCGCAGGAAGTCATCGGCGACGAAAACGGTCGCGTCCAGGCATTGCGCTTTACCGACGGCACGGAAATCCCGGCACAACTGGTCGTGATGGCAGTCGGCATACGCCCGAACACACAGCTTGCTGAAGAAGCTGGCATCTATTGCAACCGCGGTATCGTCGTCAGCGACACGATGCAAACCTACGATCCGCGCATCTATTCGGTAGGCGAATGCGTCAACCATCGCGGCACTGCATACGGTCTTGTTGCGCCCTTGTTTGAAATGGCAAAAGTCTGCGCCAATCATTTGGCCAACTACGGCATCGGCCGTTATCAAGGTTCGGTCACCTCGACCAAACTGAAAGTAACCGGCATCGATCTGTTCTCCGCCGGCGAATTCATGGGCGGTGAAGGCACCGAAGAAATCATGCTGTCCGATCCTATCGGCGGCGTGTACAAGAAACTCGTATTGAAAGAAGACAAGCTCGTTGGCGCCTGTTTGTACGGCGACACTGTAGACGGTAGCTGGTATTTCAACTTGCTGCGCGAAGGCAAGGACATCAGCGAGATTCGCGATTCATTGATGTTTGGCGAAGCCAATACCACGCGCCCGGGCGATACTGGTCACGAAGGTTTCAGCAAGGCGGCGGCCATGCCGGACAGTGCAGAAGTGTGTGGTTGCAATGGCGTGTGCAAAGGAACGATCGTCAAGGCAATCAAGGAAAAAGGTCTATTCACGATCGAAGATGTACGCAAGCATACGAAGGCGTCGGCATCCTGCGGTTCATGCACAGGGCTGGTGGAACAGATCATCATGGCCACTGCCGGCGGCGATTATTCGGCATCCAGCAAGGCCAAGTCCATGTGCGGCTGTACCGATCACACCCATCAGGAAGTGCGCGATGCGATCAGGGCGGAAAAATTGCTGACCGTTGCTACCACGATGGAAAGAATGAACTGGCGCACGCCGAATGGCTGCACGACTTGTCGTCCGGCGATCAACTATTACCTGATTTCGACCTGGCCGCATGAAGCCAGGGACGATCCGCAATCGCGTTACATCAATGAACGCGCGCACGCCAATATTCAAAAGGACGGCACCTTCTCGGTGATTCCGCGTATGTGGGGCGGCGAAACCAGTTCTTCCGAATTACGCCGCATCGCCGATGTGGTCGACAAGTTCAAGATTCCGACCGTCAAGGTTACCGGCGGTCAGCGCATAGATTTGCTGGGTGTGAAAAAAGAGGATTTGCGTGCAGTCTGGCATGACCTCGGCATGCCATCCGGCCTTGCTTATGCAAAGGGTTTGCGTACGGTGAAGACTTGCGTAGGTTCCGAATGGTGCCGTTTCGGCACCCAGGATTCGACCAGGATGGGGCAGCAGCTGGAGCATCAGCTGGCGCGCATGTATGCGCCGCACAAGGTCAAGCTGGCCGTATCCGGTTGCCCGCGCAATTGCGCGGAATCCGGCATCAAGGACGTCGGCATCATCGGTGTCGATTCCGGCTGGGAAATCTATGTGGGCGGCAACGGCGGCATCAAGACGGAAGTGGCGGAATTCTTTGTCAAACTGAAAACGCATGAAGAGGTACTGGAGTACGCGGGTGCCTTCCTGCAACTGTATCGTGAAGAAGGCTGGTACCTGGAACGAACCGTGCATTACCTTGCGCGTGTCGGCCTGGAGCATGCAAAGCAGAAAGTGATCGAAGATGCGGAAAACCGCAAAGCCTTGTACGAGCGCTTGCTGTTCTCGCTGGAAGGCGAGGCCGATCCCTGGCATGAACCGGAAAAAGCGATGGTCGATACGCGTCAGTTCGAGTCGCTGTCGGTTTAA
- the nasE gene encoding nitrite reductase [NAD(P)H], small subunit (Evidence 2b : Function of strongly homologous gene; PubMedId : 12359326, 11536625; Product type e : enzyme), with translation MSNQWKVICKVTDIPVLGSRVVKRADQPNIAIFRNSEDKVFALLDRCPHKGGPLSQGIVFGERVACPLHNWSIGLDSGCAAAPDEGCTQKFSVKIESGEVWLDTVELYAPLSEADAA, from the coding sequence ATGTCAAATCAGTGGAAAGTCATCTGCAAGGTAACGGACATTCCAGTCCTCGGTTCGCGTGTCGTCAAGCGCGCAGACCAGCCGAACATCGCCATTTTCCGCAATAGCGAAGACAAGGTGTTTGCCTTGCTGGATCGCTGTCCGCATAAAGGTGGGCCTTTGTCGCAAGGTATCGTGTTTGGCGAGCGTGTCGCATGTCCGTTGCACAACTGGAGCATAGGGCTGGACTCCGGCTGTGCCGCTGCGCCGGATGAAGGTTGCACGCAGAAATTCAGCGTCAAGATAGAAAGCGGTGAAGTTTGGCTGGATACAGTGGAACTGTATGCGCCGCTCAGCGAGGCTGACGCTGCATGA
- a CDS encoding putative nitrate reductase (Evidence 3 : Function proposed based on presence of conserved amino acid motif, structural feature or limited homology; Product type pe : putative enzyme), with translation MSASLLTAVRLEPAASAAVSAVASPPTETKATCCYCGVGCGVLIQSDGEKVIAVRGDPDHPANFGRLCTKGSTLHLMARPALQQQSRALYPEMRLARSDERERTSWATTMDFIVNKFAATIRDQGPDSVGFYLSGQLLTEDYYVFNKLAKGLIGTNNVDTNSRLCMSSAVAGYKQTLGADAPPPCYEDIDQAEVIFIVGSNTAYAHPILYRRIEDARKANPQLKIIVADPRRTDTAREADLFLPILPGTDVALFNGMLHICLWEDLVDLDYIAAHTEDFAELKQTVREYTPKFVADICGIKEEDLMQAARMFGKSTATLSMYCQGLNQSSSGTAKNAALINLHLATHQIGKPGAGPFSLTGQPNAMGGREVGGLATMLSAHRDLANPQHRAEIAKLWGVADVPATPGKSAVEMFEAVRTGEIKIIWIVCTNPAQSMPEQAMIREALRNAELVIVQEAYKTTASCDYADVLLPASTWSEKEGTVTNSERRITRFKSVLPKLGESRHDWEIAVDFARRLEGALGKQSSIFPFESTEEIWNEHRESTRGRDLDITGLSFKLLEEQGPQQWPFPEGATTGRKRLYEDGIFPTLSGRAKFVNTVYQPVAEPVDARYPFHLTTGRLRDQWHGMSRTGTVAQLFSHASEPSVVLSKIDMERRLLNVGDLVHVTSKRGSQIFPVALGDDMRAGQAFIGMHWGEEYVSGRGRDEGGTYGVNALTSPAFDPSSRQPELKHAAVKILKAEFPWRFIVFGWIEEAKLLDLQAALRPMMRKFAYASCTLFGRDKVGVLFRAADDYAAHSALTAEIEQKFSIAGAQVLRYDDSKRGNSRRILIVDGKLQAVSLAGDISAEGWLKEYLESEQPVAALGRLLLMPSNKPPQHFKSRGRIVCNCFNVSETEINDVVITMPGNADASLGALQQKLKCGTNCGSCVPELKKIILLQDVVRSAA, from the coding sequence ATGAGTGCATCACTGCTTACTGCTGTCCGGTTGGAACCTGCTGCATCTGCGGCTGTGTCTGCAGTTGCGTCACCTCCGACCGAAACCAAAGCCACCTGCTGTTACTGCGGGGTGGGTTGCGGTGTCCTGATCCAAAGCGACGGCGAGAAGGTGATCGCCGTGCGCGGCGATCCGGACCATCCGGCCAATTTCGGTCGTTTGTGTACCAAGGGCAGCACGCTGCATTTGATGGCGCGTCCGGCATTGCAACAGCAGTCGCGTGCGCTGTATCCGGAAATGCGGCTGGCACGTAGCGATGAGCGCGAGCGTACATCGTGGGCGACGACGATGGATTTCATCGTCAATAAATTTGCGGCAACGATACGTGATCAGGGTCCTGATAGCGTCGGCTTTTATTTGTCAGGTCAATTGCTGACCGAGGATTACTACGTATTCAACAAACTGGCGAAAGGCTTGATCGGCACCAATAACGTCGATACCAATTCGCGTTTGTGCATGTCGAGCGCAGTCGCCGGTTACAAGCAGACGCTGGGCGCCGATGCGCCGCCGCCTTGTTATGAAGATATCGACCAGGCGGAAGTTATTTTCATCGTGGGTTCAAACACTGCGTATGCGCACCCGATTCTCTATCGCCGTATCGAAGATGCGCGCAAGGCCAATCCGCAACTGAAAATCATCGTCGCCGATCCGCGCCGTACCGACACTGCACGCGAGGCAGATCTGTTCCTGCCGATTTTGCCGGGCACAGACGTTGCGCTGTTCAACGGCATGCTGCATATCTGCTTGTGGGAAGACCTGGTCGATCTTGATTACATAGCAGCGCACACCGAAGATTTTGCAGAATTGAAGCAGACAGTGCGCGAGTACACGCCGAAATTTGTTGCCGATATCTGCGGCATCAAGGAAGAAGACCTGATGCAGGCCGCGCGCATGTTCGGCAAGTCGACAGCAACGCTGTCCATGTATTGCCAGGGCTTGAATCAATCGTCATCCGGCACGGCGAAAAACGCGGCACTGATCAATCTGCATCTGGCCACGCATCAGATCGGCAAGCCTGGCGCGGGACCGTTTTCATTGACAGGCCAACCGAATGCGATGGGCGGTCGTGAAGTGGGCGGCCTTGCCACGATGTTGTCGGCACATCGTGATCTGGCAAATCCGCAACATCGCGCCGAGATCGCAAAATTATGGGGTGTGGCTGACGTGCCGGCGACGCCCGGCAAGAGTGCGGTGGAAATGTTCGAGGCAGTGCGCACGGGCGAGATCAAGATCATCTGGATCGTCTGCACCAACCCTGCGCAATCGATGCCTGAGCAAGCCATGATTCGCGAGGCCTTGCGCAATGCCGAGCTGGTCATCGTGCAGGAAGCATACAAAACGACAGCGAGTTGCGACTACGCCGACGTGTTGTTGCCGGCATCGACCTGGAGCGAAAAGGAGGGCACAGTTACCAATTCAGAGCGTCGCATCACGCGTTTCAAATCCGTGTTGCCCAAGCTGGGCGAATCCAGGCACGATTGGGAAATCGCTGTCGACTTTGCGCGCAGGCTGGAAGGTGCGCTCGGTAAGCAATCGTCCATCTTCCCGTTTGAAAGCACGGAAGAAATCTGGAACGAACATCGTGAATCGACGCGTGGCCGCGATCTGGATATCACGGGTTTGAGTTTCAAGCTGCTGGAAGAGCAGGGACCGCAACAATGGCCATTTCCTGAAGGGGCGACTACCGGCAGGAAGCGTTTGTATGAAGATGGAATATTCCCGACGCTTAGCGGCCGTGCGAAGTTCGTCAATACCGTTTATCAGCCGGTTGCCGAACCGGTCGATGCACGTTACCCCTTCCATCTGACGACCGGACGCTTGCGCGACCAGTGGCACGGCATGAGCCGCACCGGTACCGTCGCGCAACTGTTTTCACATGCATCGGAACCGTCGGTTGTGCTGTCCAAAATCGATATGGAACGTCGCCTGTTGAATGTCGGCGATCTGGTGCACGTCACCAGCAAGCGTGGTTCGCAGATTTTCCCGGTGGCGTTGGGTGACGACATGCGTGCCGGCCAGGCTTTCATCGGCATGCATTGGGGCGAAGAATACGTGTCTGGTCGCGGCCGCGATGAGGGTGGCACTTACGGTGTGAATGCGCTTACTTCACCTGCGTTTGATCCCAGCTCCAGGCAGCCGGAGTTGAAGCATGCCGCGGTCAAGATTTTGAAGGCGGAATTCCCCTGGCGGTTTATCGTGTTCGGCTGGATAGAAGAGGCGAAGCTGCTCGACTTGCAAGCGGCATTGCGTCCGATGATGCGCAAGTTCGCTTATGCGTCTTGTACATTGTTTGGTCGCGACAAAGTCGGCGTGCTGTTTCGTGCCGCGGATGACTATGCGGCACATTCTGCGCTGACCGCAGAGATAGAACAAAAATTCAGCATCGCCGGTGCGCAAGTATTGCGCTATGACGATAGCAAGCGTGGTAATTCGCGTCGCATTCTGATAGTCGATGGCAAGTTGCAGGCGGTATCACTTGCGGGTGATATTTCTGCTGAAGGCTGGTTGAAGGAGTATCTGGAAAGCGAGCAACCGGTTGCTGCATTAGGCCGCTTGTTGCTGATGCCATCGAACAAGCCGCCGCAACACTTCAAGTCGCGTGGGCGTATCGTCTGCAACTGTTTCAATGTATCCGAAACGGAAATCAACGATGTCGTGATTACGATGCCCGGCAATGCAGACGCGAGCTTGGGCGCTTTGCAGCAAAAACTGAAATGCGGCACCAACTGCGGCTCATGTGTGCCCGAACTGAAGAAAATCATTCTGCTGCAGGATGTAGTAAGGAGTGCTGCGTAG
- a CDS encoding Conserved hypothetical protein (Evidence 4 : Homologs of previously reported genes of unknown function) — MSTASGIPKELPVPASLKLSELISALSHALDITEGQPVGHCVRCCWIGMHIGREIGMQDDQLWELYYTLLLKDLGCSSNAARICELYLTDDLQFKQGFKTVGDSLPQVLSFVLKHTGLKVGLAERFRSVLTILRDGPEIAQELIATRCQRGAEIARLLRFSDGVASGIYSLDEHYNGKGKPDALSGDAIPLYARIALLAQVIDVFHTADGRQAALNEVRLRAGRWFDPALVLAFEKLAQGDVFWAVLVSPDIDLAVHALEPPAYEVLLDDDYLDDIAAAFGQVVDSKSPYTSGHSARVALYTDMIAEAMGLSPERRRWLKRGALLHDVGKLGVSNSVLDKPDKLDRDEWDAVKLHATYTENILSRIGAFAELARIAGAHHERLDGGGYPRGLKADAISIETRIITTADIFDAITAERPYRGAIPIPRTLEMMATTQGTALDPLCFEALKLALSRLPD, encoded by the coding sequence ATGAGTACAGCATCAGGCATCCCGAAAGAACTTCCTGTACCTGCCAGTCTCAAACTCTCGGAATTGATTAGCGCACTCAGTCATGCGTTGGACATCACTGAAGGTCAGCCGGTCGGGCACTGCGTTCGTTGTTGCTGGATTGGTATGCATATCGGGCGAGAGATCGGTATGCAGGACGATCAGTTGTGGGAGCTGTATTACACACTGTTGCTCAAGGATTTGGGCTGCAGCAGTAATGCGGCACGTATTTGCGAGCTGTATCTCACTGACGACCTTCAATTCAAGCAGGGCTTCAAAACGGTAGGTGACAGTTTGCCGCAGGTATTGTCATTTGTGCTGAAACATACCGGACTCAAGGTCGGTTTGGCTGAGCGTTTTCGCAGTGTACTGACGATTCTGCGCGATGGCCCTGAAATTGCCCAGGAATTGATTGCAACACGATGCCAGCGGGGTGCAGAGATTGCACGCTTGCTGCGTTTTTCTGATGGCGTGGCTAGCGGCATTTACAGCCTGGATGAACATTACAATGGCAAAGGCAAGCCGGATGCCTTGTCTGGCGATGCGATTCCCTTGTATGCCCGGATTGCCTTGCTGGCCCAGGTGATTGATGTTTTTCATACGGCAGATGGCAGGCAGGCAGCATTGAATGAGGTGCGTCTGCGCGCGGGGCGCTGGTTTGATCCAGCACTGGTGCTGGCCTTCGAGAAGCTTGCGCAGGGAGATGTATTTTGGGCTGTACTGGTGTCGCCGGATATTGATCTTGCCGTTCATGCTCTGGAACCACCGGCCTATGAAGTCCTGCTGGATGATGATTATCTGGATGATATTGCGGCTGCGTTTGGACAGGTCGTCGATTCTAAAAGTCCTTATACCAGCGGGCATAGTGCACGGGTTGCCTTGTATACGGACATGATCGCTGAAGCGATGGGTTTGTCTCCCGAGCGTCGCCGCTGGCTCAAGCGAGGCGCCTTGCTGCATGATGTCGGCAAGCTGGGTGTGAGTAATAGCGTACTGGATAAGCCTGACAAGCTCGATCGTGATGAATGGGACGCAGTAAAATTGCACGCCACCTATACTGAAAATATTTTGTCGCGAATCGGTGCCTTTGCCGAGCTTGCACGTATTGCGGGCGCACATCATGAAAGGCTCGATGGTGGTGGTTACCCGCGCGGGCTCAAGGCCGATGCGATCAGTATCGAGACGCGCATCATTACCACCGCAGATATCTTCGATGCGATTACAGCCGAGCGCCCTTACCGCGGTGCGATTCCGATTCCACGCACATTGGAAATGATGGCGACAACGCAGGGCACCGCACTGGATCCGCTTTGTTTCGAGGCGCTGAAGCTGGCCTTGTCCAGACTGCCGGATTGA
- a CDS encoding putative anthranilate phosphoribosyltransferase (Evidence 3 : Function proposed based on presence of conserved amino acid motif, structural feature or limited homology; Product type pe : putative enzyme) → MNNSITKPPFPAGSFIKEIGRGVKGARSLSRDDANQLYAAMLDGRVSDLEMGGIMLAMRIKGESVDEIAGFIDAAEASFDQLPAPHGDYAPIVIPSYNGARQMPNLLPLLALLLAREGAPVFIHGVTRDPGRVTSAEILKELGYPVSHNAQQVAEQFARRAPVLMPIEDLAPRMSRLLAMRRILGVRNSTHTLVKIMQPFATPALRLTSYTHPEYLAMLTSYFTTAAPAERGDAFLMRGTEGETVANAKRAQQISWMHDGECTILVQKQEPTDDLPPLPAERDAVTTARWIEAALRGEEPVPTSILEQVEQCLLVAKHLQSKHGGQDGAVR, encoded by the coding sequence ATGAACAATTCAATCACCAAGCCGCCATTTCCTGCTGGAAGTTTCATCAAGGAAATCGGGCGCGGCGTCAAAGGCGCGCGCAGTTTGTCGCGCGACGATGCGAATCAATTATATGCAGCCATGCTGGACGGACGCGTGTCCGACCTGGAAATGGGCGGCATCATGCTGGCGATGCGCATCAAGGGTGAGTCGGTCGATGAGATCGCCGGCTTTATCGATGCGGCGGAAGCATCGTTCGATCAATTGCCAGCGCCGCACGGCGACTATGCGCCGATTGTCATCCCGAGTTACAACGGTGCGCGCCAGATGCCCAATCTGCTGCCCTTGCTGGCCTTGCTGCTGGCACGCGAAGGTGCGCCGGTATTTATCCACGGCGTGACTCGCGACCCGGGCCGGGTGACGAGTGCGGAAATTTTGAAAGAACTCGGCTATCCGGTTTCACACAATGCGCAGCAAGTCGCCGAACAGTTTGCGCGCCGTGCGCCAGTATTGATGCCGATAGAAGACCTGGCGCCGCGCATGTCGCGTTTGCTGGCCATGCGCCGCATACTCGGCGTGCGTAACTCCACGCATACGCTGGTCAAGATCATGCAGCCGTTTGCCACCCCGGCCTTGCGCCTGACTTCTTACACACATCCTGAATACCTTGCCATGTTGACCAGCTATTTCACGACAGCTGCGCCGGCTGAGCGTGGGGATGCATTTTTGATGCGTGGCACAGAAGGCGAAACCGTTGCCAATGCCAAGCGTGCACAACAAATAAGCTGGATGCACGATGGTGAATGCACGATCCTGGTGCAAAAGCAGGAGCCGACTGACGACTTGCCACCATTGCCTGCCGAACGCGATGCCGTGACGACTGCCAGATGGATAGAAGCCGCGTTGCGTGGCGAAGAGCCTGTCCCGACATCCATTCTGGAGCAGGTGGAACAGTGTTTGCTTGTAGCTAAACATCTACAAAGTAAACATGGTGGTCAGGATGGAGCAGTTCGGTAA